From the genome of Halomonas sp. I5-271120, one region includes:
- the fadA gene encoding acetyl-CoA C-acyltransferase FadA, translating to MSLNPRDIVVVDGVRTAMAKAKHGAFRNVRAENLSASVMQALFDRNPGLNPKEVDDVIWGCVNQTLEQAMNIARNAAIMTDIPRSVPAQTVNRLCGSSMSALHIASANIKAGMGDFYIIGGVEHMEHVPMTHGVDVNPAASKHAAKAAMMMGLTAELLGKMHNISREQQDAFGVRSHQRAQAASDAGRFDNEIIGVEGHNAEGFKVCVDRDEVIRGEASLESMGALKPVFDPRHGTVTAGTSSALSVGASGMAVMSYERAQALGLEPIARVLSTGVAGCDASIMGYGPVPATKKALKAAGLTIDDIQTVELNEAFAAQSLPVLKDLGLLDRMDEVVNLNGGAIALGHPLGCSGSRICTTLLNVMEQQDTRLGLATMCIGMGQGVATIFERLK from the coding sequence ATGAGTTTGAATCCGAGAGATATCGTGGTGGTCGACGGCGTGCGTACCGCCATGGCCAAGGCCAAGCACGGCGCCTTCCGCAACGTGCGCGCCGAGAACCTGTCGGCGTCGGTGATGCAGGCGCTGTTCGATCGCAATCCGGGGCTCAACCCCAAGGAAGTCGATGATGTGATCTGGGGCTGCGTCAACCAGACCCTCGAGCAGGCCATGAACATCGCCCGTAACGCGGCGATCATGACCGACATCCCGCGCAGCGTGCCGGCCCAGACCGTCAACCGGCTGTGTGGCTCCTCGATGAGCGCACTGCATATCGCCAGTGCCAACATCAAGGCCGGCATGGGCGACTTCTACATCATCGGCGGCGTCGAGCACATGGAGCACGTGCCGATGACGCACGGCGTCGATGTGAACCCGGCCGCCAGCAAGCATGCCGCCAAGGCGGCGATGATGATGGGCCTGACCGCCGAGCTGCTGGGCAAGATGCACAACATCAGCCGCGAACAGCAGGACGCTTTCGGGGTGCGCTCTCACCAGCGTGCCCAGGCAGCCAGCGATGCCGGTCGCTTCGACAACGAGATCATCGGCGTCGAGGGCCATAACGCCGAGGGCTTCAAGGTGTGCGTGGACCGCGACGAAGTGATTCGTGGCGAAGCCAGCCTCGAATCGATGGGCGCCCTGAAGCCGGTCTTCGACCCGCGCCATGGCACCGTCACCGCCGGGACGTCCTCGGCGCTGTCGGTAGGCGCAAGCGGCATGGCGGTGATGAGCTACGAGCGCGCCCAGGCGCTGGGGCTCGAGCCGATCGCCCGGGTGCTGTCCACTGGCGTTGCCGGCTGTGATGCCTCGATCATGGGCTATGGCCCGGTGCCGGCGACCAAGAAGGCGCTTAAGGCGGCCGGCCTGACCATCGATGACATCCAGACCGTCGAGCTCAACGAGGCCTTTGCCGCCCAATCACTGCCGGTGCTCAAGGATCTCGGGCTGCTTGATCGCATGGACGAGGTGGTCAACCTGAACGGTGGTGCCATCGCCCTTGGCCACCCGCTGGGCTGCTCAGGGTCGCGGATCTGCACCACCCTGCTCAACGTGATGGAACAGCAGGACACCCGCCTGGGGCTTGCCACCATGTGCATCGGCATGGGCCAGGGCGTAGCGACCATCTTCGAGCGCTTGAAGTAA